Proteins from a single region of Cydia splendana chromosome 9, ilCydSple1.2, whole genome shotgun sequence:
- the LOC134793678 gene encoding uncharacterized protein LOC134793678, with translation MCLKVVLFSVVMAVGHAGYIGLDATSSQTVVRHDELEQHGHIAHAGHASHAGHIGDVGAPIYEPSYENEANYVYQDPGYKSDDYYHGQNEAYEDYSAGVQLHGAYQPLATYASGYNNYAPPKYHFTYSVSDPHTGDHKSQFEARDGDVVKGMYSLVEPDGNVRTVHYTADDVNGFNAVVERTGPTVHTTTYH, from the exons ATGTGTCTCAAA GTCGTGTTGTTTAGTGTGGTAATGGCCGTCGGTCATGCCGGTTACATCGGATTGGATGCGACCTCGTCACAAACTGTAGTTCGGCACGACGAACTCGAGCAACACGGACACATTGCACATGCCGGACATGCTTCACATGCTGGTCATATCGGAGATGTCGGTGCTCCCATCTATGAGCCTAGCTACGAAAATGAAGCAAACTACGTATACCAAGACCCAGGATACAAATCTGATGATTACTACCATGGACAGAACGAGGCTTATGAAGATTACTCCGCTGGCGTCCAACTTCATGGAGCATACCAGCCTCTTGCTACATACGCGTCCGGATACAATAACTAC GCTCCTCCGAAGTACCACTTCACGTACTCCGTGTCGGACCCGCACACCGGCGACCACAAGTCGCAGTTCGAGGCGCGCGACGGCGACGTCGTGAAGGGCATGTACTCACTGGTGGAGCCGGACGGCAACGTGCGCACCGTGCATTACACCGCCGACGACGTCAATGG